From Gloeocapsopsis sp. IPPAS B-1203, one genomic window encodes:
- a CDS encoding iron-siderophore ABC transporter substrate-binding protein, which yields MAFGPPILDILLSLGVQAAGYSEVDLLNKKVFDNPSEQIPYLGHLVTNRPVNLGDRNNPSLETFVQLQPDLIIGEAYHIKEKYKLFSSIAPTAFFVNEGESDWKTTIKAIAPALNQEEQAQQVIASHNQLIETAKQQLAPVISGQTIIVLGWSSVTKQSFIFPDTFITRLLEDLGFKTILGAANRPRTSIEAIANLKTDHILLLPAGDNTIDNAKQEWQNNPILSLIPAVQAGNIHFMDYQLSRIRGPISAEIFINQILQLLQT from the coding sequence GTGGCATTTGGTCCACCCATATTAGATATTTTGTTATCTTTAGGAGTGCAAGCCGCAGGTTATTCGGAAGTGGATTTACTCAACAAAAAAGTATTTGATAATCCTAGTGAGCAGATTCCTTATCTAGGGCATTTAGTAACAAATCGACCTGTAAATTTAGGCGATCGCAATAATCCCTCGCTAGAAACATTTGTGCAACTTCAACCTGATTTAATTATAGGTGAAGCGTATCATATCAAGGAAAAATACAAATTATTCTCCAGCATTGCACCAACAGCATTTTTTGTAAATGAAGGAGAATCAGATTGGAAAACCACTATTAAGGCAATTGCACCAGCACTAAACCAAGAAGAACAAGCACAACAAGTAATTGCATCCCATAATCAACTTATAGAAACTGCTAAACAACAATTAGCACCAGTGATATCAGGACAAACTATTATTGTTCTAGGCTGGTCAAGTGTTACCAAGCAATCATTTATTTTTCCGGACACTTTTATTACCAGGTTGTTAGAAGATTTAGGCTTTAAAACTATTTTAGGAGCAGCCAACAGACCTAGAACATCAATTGAAGCTATAGCAAACCTGAAAACCGATCACATTTTACTTTTGCCGGCTGGTGATAACACCATTGATAATGCGAAACAGGAGTGGCAAAACAATCCTATTCTGAGTTTAATTCCCGCTGTTCAAGCTGGAAACATTCATTTTATGGATTATCAACTCAGTCGTATTCGCGGACCAATTTCAGCTGAAATATTTATCAATCAAATTCTTCAACTGTTGCAAACTTAA
- a CDS encoding DUF4351 domain-containing protein: MSEELSRADNDSPWKEILEAYFPQAMQFFFPQTAALINWQRPHAFLDKEFQQIARDAELGRRYADKLVKVWHIQGQELWLLIHVEIQAKAEDTFAQRMFSYNLRIFDRFAQGAISLAILCDADSTWRPNQYNYSYPDTRLNFEFGIVKLLDYQNRWTELEASNNPFATVVMAHLKMQQTSKRLKDRKTWKFSLIRRLYELGLPETDIRNLYRFIDWVMILPKGLEAEFWQEFKQFEQERTMSYITTGERIGYERGKEEGKQEGEQTLVLRQLQRRVGELPQEVRGQIQTLSVEQLEALGEALLDFTAIEDLLNWLGNIP, encoded by the coding sequence ATGAGTGAGGAACTGTCAAGAGCAGATAACGATAGTCCGTGGAAAGAAATTCTAGAAGCCTACTTTCCCCAAGCGATGCAATTTTTCTTTCCTCAAACCGCCGCCTTAATTAATTGGCAACGTCCCCACGCATTTCTGGACAAGGAATTTCAACAAATCGCTCGCGATGCTGAACTTGGGAGACGATATGCCGATAAATTAGTCAAAGTTTGGCACATTCAAGGACAAGAACTTTGGCTCTTAATTCATGTGGAAATTCAAGCCAAAGCCGAAGACACATTTGCACAAAGAATGTTTTCTTACAACTTGCGAATTTTTGATAGATTTGCTCAAGGAGCCATTAGTTTAGCAATTTTGTGTGATGCTGATTCGACATGGCGACCAAATCAATACAACTATAGTTACCCTGATACTAGACTTAACTTTGAATTTGGCATCGTCAAGCTGTTAGATTATCAAAATCGGTGGACAGAATTAGAAGCCAGCAATAATCCTTTTGCAACTGTAGTCATGGCGCATTTGAAGATGCAGCAAACAAGTAAAAGGCTCAAAGACCGGAAAACTTGGAAATTTAGCTTGATTCGCCGTTTATATGAACTAGGATTGCCAGAAACAGATATACGTAACCTGTATCGATTTATCGATTGGGTTATGATTTTACCAAAAGGCTTGGAAGCAGAGTTTTGGCAAGAGTTTAAGCAGTTTGAGCAGGAGCGGACTATGAGCTACATTACCACAGGCGAGCGCATTGGTTACGAGCGGGGAAAGGAAGAAGGAAAACAGGAAGGTGAGCAAACTTTGGTGCTACGGCAACTACAAAGACGGGTGGGAGAATTACCACAAGAGGTTAGGGGGCAGATTCAAACTCTTTCTGTAGAGCAATTAGAAGCCTTGGGTGAAGCTTTATTAGATTTTACCGCTATTGAAGATTTACTGAACTGGTTGGGGAACATCCCTTAG
- a CDS encoding TonB-dependent receptor, translating to MSCNCGLSVSTVNRLYAICLTGIVSALIVQSASAEVVQPKSSVSQNITRRELRERLVNQAELLSQVPNSPTLVEVTGVEATPTDKGVEVILQTTQGQQLQITNRSADNNFIADIPNAQLRLPSGDGFIFRSENPIEGITEITVTNLDESTIRVTVIGEAGLPTVTLFDSDEGLIFGFTPVVSSAQTPQLPAEPEGETQTEQPSTPDQPIELVVTGQQDGYSVPNATTATRMDTPLRDIPQSIQVVPQQVLEDQQVIRASEALRNVSGVQRGNTLGGIIEVFSIRGFQQFGGTLRNGFRNRFSVAETANLERIEVLKGPASVLYGNLDPGGVINYVTKQPLSEHFYAAGLQVGSFGLVRPTLDFSGPLNPERTLLYRLNTAYERGGNFRNFDTEVERFFISPVVTWKISDRTDLILELEYVNGQRPFDRGLVALGTGIADIPFDRILGEPDDFMEATSFSTGYRLEHRFNDDWTIRNQFRYSFSNNINSRIEPGRLNEATGELNREFAEAETTERNYELQTNLVGNFATGSIQHTLLFGVDLSWVNEGGESRFEPAPSINIFNPVHGIAPRPGRDEFSDVFPLESQTNTLGFFLQDQITLAENLKLLIGGRFDNIDQSSPSDERQDQAFSPRVGIVYQPIEPISLYTSFSRSFQPNFGNRADGSLLEPVRGTQYEVGVRGEFLNGSLITNLAAYEITRSNLAVTDPDNPNFSIPSGEQRSRGVELDVTGQILPGWNIIASYAYTDARVTKDDNLQPGNLLDGVPFNSASLWSTYEIQTGNFQGLGFGLGLFYVGERQGDLNNSFQVPSYVRTDASIFYRRNNWRAGININNLFNVDYIEGTGQRRNRIDPGAPFTVRGTLSVEF from the coding sequence ATGTCATGTAACTGTGGTTTGAGTGTGAGTACTGTGAATCGACTTTATGCCATTTGCTTAACAGGTATTGTATCTGCGTTGATTGTGCAATCTGCGTCTGCTGAGGTGGTTCAGCCGAAATCAAGCGTTTCGCAAAATATTACGCGCAGAGAATTACGTGAACGTCTTGTGAATCAAGCTGAATTGCTTTCTCAAGTACCTAATTCTCCGACACTGGTGGAAGTGACAGGAGTGGAAGCTACTCCTACAGATAAAGGTGTGGAGGTAATTTTACAAACAACTCAAGGACAACAGTTACAAATCACCAATCGTAGTGCCGATAATAACTTTATCGCTGATATTCCCAATGCTCAACTGCGTTTACCTAGTGGCGATGGGTTCATATTCCGTTCCGAAAACCCAATTGAGGGAATTACTGAAATAACGGTAACAAACTTGGATGAAAGTACTATCCGAGTGACAGTGATAGGTGAGGCGGGATTACCTACTGTGACGTTATTTGACAGTGATGAAGGTCTGATTTTTGGCTTCACACCAGTTGTATCTTCTGCCCAGACTCCACAATTACCCGCAGAACCGGAAGGTGAAACTCAAACAGAACAACCATCAACTCCAGACCAGCCGATTGAATTGGTGGTAACTGGTCAGCAAGATGGATACAGTGTACCCAATGCCACAACTGCTACCAGGATGGATACACCCCTGCGTGATATTCCCCAATCAATTCAAGTGGTTCCCCAACAGGTGTTAGAAGACCAACAGGTGATTCGCGCCTCCGAAGCATTGCGTAACGTCAGTGGTGTGCAGAGGGGAAATACATTAGGTGGTATCATTGAGGTATTTAGCATTCGCGGTTTTCAACAATTCGGTGGGACTCTCCGCAATGGCTTTAGAAACCGTTTTTCTGTTGCAGAAACGGCAAATTTGGAACGGATAGAAGTTCTCAAGGGACCGGCTTCTGTACTCTACGGAAATTTAGATCCTGGTGGTGTGATTAACTACGTTACAAAGCAACCGCTTTCAGAGCATTTTTATGCTGCGGGATTGCAAGTTGGAAGTTTTGGTTTAGTGCGACCAACCCTTGATTTCTCAGGTCCCTTAAATCCAGAGCGAACGTTGCTCTATCGGTTGAATACAGCTTATGAGAGAGGCGGAAATTTTCGGAACTTTGATACGGAAGTTGAACGATTTTTTATCTCGCCTGTAGTTACCTGGAAAATTAGCGATCGCACTGACTTAATTCTTGAATTAGAATACGTAAATGGTCAGCGTCCTTTTGATCGGGGACTAGTCGCTCTTGGGACGGGAATTGCTGATATTCCCTTTGATAGGATTTTGGGCGAACCCGATGATTTCATGGAAGCTACAAGTTTTTCAACGGGATACCGATTAGAACATCGTTTCAATGACGACTGGACAATTCGCAATCAGTTTCGATACTCTTTCTCTAATAATATAAATAGTCGGATTGAGCCGGGCAGACTGAATGAAGCCACTGGAGAACTAAATCGAGAGTTTGCTGAGGCAGAAACCACAGAACGAAATTATGAATTGCAAACCAATTTAGTGGGAAATTTTGCCACAGGATCAATCCAGCACACTCTGCTATTTGGCGTTGATTTATCTTGGGTAAATGAAGGAGGAGAATCTCGTTTTGAACCCGCTCCTAGCATTAATATCTTTAATCCTGTTCATGGAATCGCTCCCCGACCTGGTAGAGATGAATTTTCAGATGTATTTCCTTTGGAGTCTCAAACAAATACTCTTGGCTTTTTTCTGCAAGATCAAATTACCCTAGCTGAAAACTTAAAACTGTTGATAGGTGGACGCTTTGACAATATCGATCAAAGCTCTCCTTCTGATGAACGGCAAGATCAAGCCTTTAGTCCGCGAGTGGGTATCGTCTATCAACCGATTGAGCCAATTTCTCTATATACCAGTTTCAGTAGATCATTTCAACCTAACTTTGGAAATCGTGCAGATGGTTCGCTCCTTGAACCAGTGCGCGGTACGCAGTATGAAGTGGGAGTTAGAGGTGAGTTTCTTAACGGTAGCTTGATTACAAACTTGGCTGCTTATGAAATTACCAGGAGTAATCTTGCAGTCACTGATCCTGATAATCCAAATTTCTCCATTCCATCAGGAGAGCAAAGAAGCCGGGGTGTGGAGTTAGATGTTACAGGACAAATTCTTCCAGGATGGAATATTATTGCGTCCTACGCTTACACCGATGCCAGAGTTACCAAAGATGACAATCTACAGCCAGGTAATTTACTTGATGGTGTGCCGTTTAATTCAGCCAGTTTGTGGTCAACTTATGAGATTCAAACAGGTAATTTCCAAGGCTTAGGATTTGGTTTGGGTCTATTCTATGTTGGTGAACGCCAAGGTGATTTGAATAACTCTTTTCAAGTGCCTAGCTATGTACGTACTGATGCCAGTATATTTTATCGACGAAATAACTGGCGGGCTGGCATTAATATTAATAACCTTTTCAATGTTGATTATATCGAAGGTACTGGTCAGCGTCGGAATCGCATTGATCCTGGTGCGCCGTTCACGGTGAGAGGAACACTGTCAGTGGAGTTTTAG